From a region of the Agrobacterium larrymoorei genome:
- a CDS encoding lipopolysaccharide biosynthesis protein: MTKDAKKNKSGLLGMLLSYSASSASLLIANAAQLITFAILARSFGAEEFGRYVSFIAITSIAVHLCGLGASECLVRRVPQDPACFPRIFGHNLILTFVSGAVLVTLGTVVLPEFISFGEATGQSVWVTFQLLLTNVVLVRLIMLSESIFLAHSRYGAANASVVGFAFIRTIAAALACFVFHVGTVEAWATWQLAAHLLILVLYAVFAFRIGRPKYAVDRDEIRLGLLFATPFIFRAVRQNVDLLVLGFVAGAEVVGSYGVARRITDSSYMAIDALNRLVYPRLAVASMQGIHHAFRLTIRILGVALALGLVAAIVIFASASFMPLIFGPEYVSLPHFLKIMAWLIVLIAVWSIAVDLLGAAGRHSSRAWVLNLSNGIGALLIGVAAWAWPPYGIFIAAYIIEFSIVVAAWLVVRTHVTRSLRKSLEVQQ; the protein is encoded by the coding sequence ATGACGAAGGACGCAAAAAAGAACAAGTCAGGGTTGCTCGGCATGCTGCTGTCCTACAGCGCGTCCTCGGCCAGCCTGTTGATTGCCAATGCGGCACAGCTCATAACCTTTGCCATATTGGCCCGTTCCTTCGGCGCAGAAGAATTTGGCCGCTATGTTTCCTTCATCGCCATCACCAGCATTGCCGTCCACCTTTGCGGGCTTGGCGCATCGGAATGCCTTGTGCGCCGCGTGCCGCAGGATCCGGCCTGCTTCCCTCGCATCTTCGGCCATAACCTCATTCTCACCTTTGTCAGTGGCGCGGTTCTGGTGACACTGGGAACCGTGGTCCTGCCGGAATTCATCAGCTTCGGTGAGGCGACAGGCCAGAGTGTCTGGGTTACATTCCAGCTGCTCTTGACCAATGTCGTCCTCGTTCGCCTGATCATGCTGAGCGAAAGCATTTTCCTCGCCCATTCCAGATATGGCGCGGCCAATGCTTCGGTCGTCGGCTTCGCCTTCATCCGCACCATCGCGGCGGCGCTCGCCTGTTTCGTATTCCATGTCGGCACCGTGGAGGCCTGGGCCACATGGCAGCTTGCCGCGCATCTCCTCATCCTCGTGCTTTATGCCGTCTTCGCCTTTCGCATCGGCCGCCCGAAATATGCGGTGGATAGAGATGAGATCCGGCTCGGGCTGCTCTTCGCCACGCCCTTCATTTTCCGCGCAGTGCGCCAGAATGTGGACCTTCTGGTGCTGGGTTTCGTGGCAGGTGCGGAAGTGGTCGGCAGTTATGGCGTTGCCCGGCGGATCACGGATAGCAGCTATATGGCAATCGATGCGCTGAACCGCCTCGTCTATCCGCGTCTCGCGGTCGCCAGCATGCAGGGCATCCACCACGCCTTCCGCCTGACGATCCGTATTCTTGGCGTAGCACTTGCGCTTGGCCTCGTGGCGGCAATCGTCATTTTCGCTTCCGCCTCCTTCATGCCGTTGATCTTCGGGCCGGAATATGTGTCGCTGCCGCATTTCCTCAAGATCATGGCTTGGCTGATCGTTCTCATCGCCGTCTGGTCCATCGCGGTCGATCTGCTTGGCGCCGCTGGCCGCCATTCTTCGCGCGCCTGGGTTCTCAACCTGTCCAACGGCATCGGCGCGCTGTTGATCGGCGTGGCCGCATGGGCGTGGCCGCCCTACGGCATCTTCATCGCAGCCTACATCATAGAATTCAGCATCGTTGTGGCGGCGTGGCTCGTCGTTCGTACCCATGTCACCCGTTCTTTGAGGAAAAGCCTGGAGGTTCAACAATGA
- a CDS encoding GumC family protein: MERRFERSAPRAAVDPEVSTPSSAIITPEKLVIWLRRGIPFVVLFALLGGALGVAFGVAVKPRYTSTLDVLLPPPTGQVVPNELTTPNIQSDAQILDISSKLLLIKSGNVLRRTVERENLQQLPEFNAAVESEEGGLLSWLKPTTPRPAEDDGTVNAMRTLAQRITVAREGGTYLVNISLWTRDPQKSVSVVSTLARAFREELEATQTDLARNASQALAGRLEELRLQATEAANAVLQFRQRNNLLDLGGSGSVNVQSLSQLNTLMNEASTKLAEAKARYNRLSQPASDTVMAPSDTLDSPMLAALRSQYIQTKQQYDDLALTYGSRYPKLMSAQAQLATLRTALARETERSLAAVKIEMDQAQATMDSVRQQLEAARGRVSTDDAAQVQLQELQRNSEAKAALYDTFLKRVGETTEQQQISVSNLRIVTEPVPPEKRSWPPSTAMLAIGGVIGGLLLGIVMVIATRIIIVLRANNWRFERII, translated from the coding sequence ATGGAGCGGAGATTTGAGCGTTCCGCGCCACGCGCCGCAGTTGATCCAGAGGTTTCGACGCCTTCAAGCGCGATCATTACGCCTGAAAAACTGGTGATCTGGCTGCGCCGTGGCATTCCGTTCGTTGTTTTATTTGCACTTCTTGGTGGTGCTTTGGGTGTGGCCTTCGGCGTTGCGGTGAAGCCGCGTTACACCTCGACCCTCGACGTGCTGCTGCCGCCGCCCACGGGACAGGTGGTGCCGAACGAGTTGACGACGCCGAATATTCAGAGCGACGCACAGATTCTGGATATTTCCAGCAAGCTGCTCCTGATCAAATCCGGCAACGTGTTGCGGCGCACGGTGGAGCGGGAGAATTTGCAGCAACTTCCGGAATTCAACGCTGCCGTGGAGAGCGAGGAGGGCGGCCTGCTAAGCTGGCTGAAGCCCACGACGCCGCGACCGGCAGAGGATGATGGCACCGTGAACGCGATGCGGACGCTTGCGCAGCGCATTACCGTTGCCCGCGAAGGCGGCACCTATCTCGTCAATATCAGCCTCTGGACCCGCGACCCGCAGAAATCCGTAAGCGTGGTTTCCACGCTTGCACGGGCTTTCCGCGAAGAGCTTGAGGCAACGCAGACCGACCTTGCCCGCAATGCCAGCCAGGCACTGGCCGGGCGGCTGGAGGAATTACGACTTCAGGCGACGGAAGCGGCGAATGCCGTTCTGCAGTTCCGGCAAAGGAATAATCTTCTCGATCTTGGTGGCTCCGGCTCCGTCAATGTCCAGAGCCTTTCGCAACTTAACACGCTGATGAATGAAGCTTCCACCAAGCTGGCGGAGGCGAAAGCGCGCTACAACAGGCTGAGCCAGCCCGCATCCGATACGGTGATGGCGCCTTCCGACACGCTCGATTCCCCGATGCTGGCGGCGCTCAGGTCGCAATATATCCAGACGAAACAGCAATATGACGATCTGGCGCTGACCTATGGATCGCGCTACCCGAAGCTGATGAGCGCTCAGGCACAGCTTGCCACACTGCGCACGGCACTTGCTCGGGAAACGGAGCGATCTCTGGCAGCGGTGAAGATCGAGATGGATCAGGCGCAGGCTACGATGGATTCGGTTCGCCAGCAGCTGGAGGCAGCGCGTGGACGTGTTTCCACCGACGATGCCGCGCAGGTGCAATTGCAGGAACTTCAGCGCAACAGCGAGGCGAAGGCCGCGCTTTACGACACCTTCCTCAAGCGCGTGGGTGAAACGACCGAGCAGCAGCAGATCAGCGTTTCTAACCTCAGGATCGTGACGGAGCCGGTGCCGCCGGAAAAGCGCAGCTGGCCGCCTTCCACTGCCATGCTGGCAATCGGCGGGGTGATCGGCGGGCTTCTTCTGGGCATCGTCATGGTGATCGCGACCCGCATCATCATCGTGCTTCGCGCAAACAACTGGCGTTTCGAACGGATCATCTGA